In Lacibacter sp. H375, one DNA window encodes the following:
- a CDS encoding PAS domain-containing sensor histidine kinase, with amino-acid sequence MYSSTRHFKNKISVLRYPAPIIITSIYLIVSAGWILWSDTIVMQLARNNSELFTQLQNEKGLAFVLISSALLFVLTNYFCKSVQNSNKTKYSLEQAINAFNVATRGGIIDYEVETKVAHINDKMKFFVADKGTIVPNFLICFLERIHEDDKLRVQTEYETIAASQQTTWTTEYKILGSDNIYYNVMSSVFFVRSETGKLERLIGEIQDISQLRNLQAEHYKQRLNHKKALARTIIKAQENERNRWAQELHDNISQILTVINLYLNNTNVSIDNNVLMINEAKKMITEVQQEIRFLSASIKPPAFTSMTLKQTIERLIQDVNRTKANHFRFTSESLDETTLNDDQKLLIYRIVQEQLNNIIKYANADLVEIDIRSTNNSVTINITDDGNGFDQTKIKTGLGFRNMQSRLAMYNGEMFLTASPGNGCSLVASFRA; translated from the coding sequence ATGTATTCATCAACCCGTCATTTCAAAAATAAAATCAGTGTTCTCCGTTATCCTGCGCCAATAATAATAACCAGCATTTACCTAATCGTGAGCGCTGGCTGGATACTTTGGAGTGACACAATTGTAATGCAGCTTGCGAGAAATAACAGCGAATTGTTCACCCAGCTTCAGAATGAGAAAGGGTTGGCATTTGTTTTAATCTCCAGTGCTCTTTTGTTTGTCCTAACCAATTATTTCTGTAAAAGTGTTCAAAACAGCAACAAAACGAAATACTCTCTTGAACAAGCAATCAACGCATTCAACGTAGCTACCCGGGGCGGCATCATAGATTATGAAGTTGAAACCAAAGTTGCTCATATCAATGATAAAATGAAATTTTTTGTAGCTGATAAAGGAACCATTGTTCCTAATTTCCTTATCTGTTTTCTTGAGCGAATACACGAAGACGACAAACTGAGAGTACAAACAGAATATGAAACAATTGCTGCATCTCAACAAACCACCTGGACGACGGAATACAAAATACTTGGATCCGACAATATCTACTATAATGTTATGAGCAGTGTTTTTTTTGTGCGTAGCGAAACCGGGAAACTGGAACGCCTAATAGGTGAGATTCAAGACATTTCTCAGCTACGCAATCTACAGGCCGAGCATTATAAACAAAGACTAAACCATAAAAAAGCGCTTGCAAGAACAATTATAAAAGCACAGGAAAATGAACGTAACCGTTGGGCCCAGGAACTGCACGACAATATATCGCAGATATTAACAGTGATCAATCTTTACCTAAATAATACCAATGTCTCGATCGACAATAATGTATTAATGATCAATGAGGCAAAAAAAATGATTACCGAAGTGCAACAGGAAATCCGTTTTCTTTCGGCAAGTATAAAACCACCAGCCTTTACTTCCATGACTTTGAAACAAACCATCGAAAGATTGATCCAGGATGTTAATCGAACAAAAGCAAATCATTTTAGGTTTACAAGCGAATCGCTTGACGAAACAACACTGAATGACGATCAAAAACTACTTATATACCGTATTGTGCAGGAGCAGTTAAACAATATTATAAAATACGCAAACGCCGACCTTGTTGAAATTGATATAAGATCCACCAACAATAGTGTTACCATCAACATCACTGATGATGGGAACGGTTTTGATCAAACAAAAATTAAAACAGGTCTTGGTTTCAGGAATATGCAAAGCCGGTTAGCTATGTACAATGGTGAAATGTTTCTTACAGCATCCCCCGGCAATGGCTGTAGCCTCGTTGCTTCGTTTCGTGCCTGA
- a CDS encoding CvpA family protein, translated as MNTVDIFLLLLISLAAFIGYRFGALRFILELFKWSAAVVAGILLYSNTVDKVARELPSLKEWYLPLSFIAGFIVVYIILSVLQRLLMNATNNDNKVHVLDRMSGIIPGLLLGIVLSVITARLLTFSVIDSISAEAEKSEVAAMLSPYSVIAEKKITPLLEKTFDVALSNGKSDPEVYATDYYSIRPDLEQQMLQLVNAERKKKGLKALVADEQLRNVARAHSSDMMKRGYFSHMTPEGKDPFFRMRKAGINYKKAGENLAYASTLAKAHRGLMNSPSHRAAILNKSFGRIGIGIVDGGKSGLMISQEFKD; from the coding sequence ATGAACACTGTCGATATTTTTCTCCTGCTACTGATATCACTGGCAGCATTTATTGGCTACCGGTTTGGTGCACTGCGTTTTATATTGGAATTGTTTAAATGGTCGGCAGCTGTTGTTGCCGGCATTCTTCTCTACAGCAACACCGTTGATAAGGTTGCGAGGGAATTACCTTCATTAAAAGAGTGGTACCTGCCATTAAGTTTTATCGCTGGCTTTATTGTGGTTTATATTATTCTCTCAGTGCTTCAGCGCCTATTAATGAATGCCACCAACAACGACAACAAAGTTCATGTTCTCGATAGAATGAGTGGGATCATACCCGGTCTCCTGTTAGGTATTGTATTGAGTGTAATCACTGCAAGACTTCTGACTTTTTCTGTGATTGACAGCATCAGCGCCGAAGCAGAAAAAAGCGAAGTGGCAGCAATGCTTTCACCCTACAGTGTAATTGCAGAGAAAAAAATAACTCCACTACTTGAAAAAACATTTGATGTCGCCCTCTCCAATGGAAAATCAGATCCGGAAGTTTATGCAACAGATTATTACAGCATAAGACCTGATCTTGAACAACAGATGTTACAACTTGTAAATGCCGAACGAAAGAAAAAAGGATTGAAGGCTCTTGTGGCTGACGAGCAATTAAGGAATGTGGCAAGAGCTCACTCATCTGACATGATGAAAAGGGGTTATTTTTCACATATGACCCCGGAAGGAAAAGATCCATTTTTCCGTATGAGAAAGGCGGGCATTAATTACAAAAAAGCGGGAGAAAATCTTGCTTATGCATCAACACTTGCTAAAGCACATCGTGGATTAATGAACTCACCCAGCCATCGTGCAGCAATTCTCAACAAATCATTTGGACGCATTGGCATTGGCATCGTTGATGGAGGAAAATCCGGATTAATGATCTCACAGGAGTTTAAAGATTAA
- a CDS encoding MFS transporter, with the protein MNQPTASSSIWKVIAASSMGTLIEWYDFYIFGMLAKTISVQFFPEGNDVAALLSTLAIFAAGFIVRPFGALLFGRLGDLIGRKYTFLLTLVLMGSATFLIGLVPGYKSIGVLAPILVLLLRLIQGLALGGEYGGAATYVAEHAPANKRGLYTSWIQTTATLGLFVALGVILLVKSSMSNEAFDAEWGGWRYPFWLSILLVGVSIYIRMKMKESPLFAKLKHEGKTSVNPLKESFSHKANFKMVLLALFGAVMGQGVIWYTGQFYAQNFLETRVMIEFGQSRTILLWAILFATPFFVFFGWLSDRIGRKWIMLIGMLLGVLFYRPIYQSFLDSVDHTKIEFVDLKVTAKPKIEAVPIGTTNGFVRTITTSYASANGWAYTETVRDTVKQQGDEIVAKPTIKYTDRQLPKPVFWKFVWLVFIQIFFVTMVYGPVAAFLVELFPTKIRYTSMSLPYHIGNGVFGGLVPFIGLLLTTSFPADPLVGLWYPIIVASLCFVIGALYLNNKIDPNVND; encoded by the coding sequence ATGAATCAACCGACTGCTTCCTCTTCCATCTGGAAAGTGATTGCTGCTTCCTCGATGGGTACCTTAATTGAATGGTACGACTTCTACATTTTTGGTATGCTTGCCAAAACAATTTCAGTTCAATTTTTTCCCGAAGGCAATGATGTTGCTGCTTTGCTCAGTACACTGGCAATTTTTGCTGCCGGGTTTATTGTGCGTCCTTTCGGTGCATTGTTATTCGGACGATTAGGCGATCTTATTGGTCGTAAATACACGTTCCTGTTAACACTCGTGCTGATGGGAAGTGCTACATTTTTAATTGGTCTTGTGCCCGGCTACAAATCAATTGGAGTCTTAGCGCCCATTCTTGTTTTATTACTCAGGTTAATACAAGGATTGGCTCTTGGAGGAGAGTATGGCGGTGCTGCTACTTACGTGGCCGAACATGCGCCGGCGAATAAACGTGGGCTTTATACCAGTTGGATACAAACCACTGCAACACTTGGTTTATTTGTAGCATTAGGCGTTATACTTCTTGTAAAATCAAGCATGAGTAATGAAGCGTTTGATGCAGAGTGGGGTGGATGGCGTTATCCATTCTGGTTATCAATTCTGCTGGTAGGAGTTTCTATTTATATACGAATGAAGATGAAGGAGTCTCCGCTGTTTGCAAAACTGAAACACGAAGGAAAAACTTCTGTCAATCCATTAAAAGAAAGTTTCAGCCACAAGGCGAATTTCAAAATGGTATTGCTGGCATTGTTTGGTGCAGTGATGGGGCAGGGAGTTATCTGGTACACCGGTCAGTTTTATGCACAGAATTTTTTAGAAACAAGAGTGATGATCGAGTTCGGACAAAGCCGAACAATATTACTTTGGGCAATTCTTTTTGCAACACCTTTTTTTGTTTTCTTTGGTTGGTTAAGTGACAGGATAGGACGCAAATGGATCATGCTCATTGGAATGTTGTTGGGCGTCTTGTTCTACCGGCCCATTTATCAGAGTTTTCTTGACAGTGTTGATCATACAAAAATTGAGTTTGTAGATCTGAAAGTAACAGCAAAACCAAAAATTGAAGCTGTGCCAATTGGTACAACCAACGGATTTGTTCGCACCATTACCACATCATATGCTTCTGCTAATGGCTGGGCTTATACAGAAACAGTAAGAGATACTGTTAAACAACAAGGTGACGAGATTGTGGCGAAGCCAACAATAAAGTATACCGATCGGCAATTACCAAAGCCCGTGTTTTGGAAATTTGTATGGCTTGTTTTTATCCAGATATTTTTTGTAACAATGGTGTATGGCCCTGTTGCAGCGTTTCTTGTTGAATTATTTCCAACAAAGATCCGTTACACTTCTATGTCGTTGCCTTATCATATTGGTAATGGAGTGTTTGGAGGGTTGGTGCCGTTTATTGGTTTGTTACTTACCACTTCTTTCCCTGCTGATCCTTTGGTAGGGCTGTGGTATCCTATAATAGTAGCGTCTTTATGTTTTGTTATTGGCGCTTTGTATCTCAACAATAAAATTGATCCAAACGTAAACGATTAA
- a CDS encoding dodecin family protein — MPIVKIIEVIASSEKGIDDAIRQAVAEASKTVRNIDSVYVQDIKAHVKDGHVTTFGCVCKISFRIE; from the coding sequence ATGCCAATTGTAAAAATCATTGAAGTGATTGCTTCGTCAGAAAAAGGAATTGATGATGCTATTCGCCAGGCTGTGGCTGAAGCATCTAAAACTGTTCGGAATATTGATTCGGTTTATGTGCAGGATATCAAAGCCCATGTAAAAGATGGGCATGTAACCACCTTTGGTTGCGTGTGTAAAATTTCATTCCGAATTGAATAA
- a CDS encoding glycine zipper domain-containing protein, with product MKQIFTILSVAAIVAIVTVSCKTKTATTDQTNVLSAVDSAEFAAFQEWKEQQEMKKMKEATTVRYVERRQTVANTSPAVVTNTRPAKKKWTNATKGAVIGGASGAVIGGVVSKRNRVAGVLVGGVLGAGGGWAIGRSIDKKQGNY from the coding sequence ATGAAACAGATATTTACAATCTTATCGGTAGCAGCAATAGTTGCAATAGTAACAGTATCATGCAAAACAAAAACAGCAACAACTGATCAAACAAATGTTTTATCAGCTGTTGATTCTGCAGAGTTCGCTGCTTTCCAGGAATGGAAAGAACAACAGGAAATGAAAAAAATGAAGGAAGCGACAACCGTTCGCTATGTAGAGCGCAGACAAACTGTAGCTAACACTTCACCTGCTGTTGTTACAAACACAAGACCGGCTAAGAAAAAATGGACCAATGCTACAAAAGGTGCGGTGATTGGTGGTGCCAGTGGTGCCGTTATTGGTGGCGTGGTAAGTAAACGTAACCGTGTTGCCGGCGTATTGGTTGGTGGTGTATTAGGTGCCGGTGGTGGCTGGGCTATTGGCCGATCAATTGATAAAAAACAAGGCAATTATTAA
- a CDS encoding GAF domain-containing protein → MNTMLTAPVLKTEDLRLLDLQLYNILDTPHEKEYDELRELAAQICNCPISLISLIDKDRQWLKSKQGVDISETPREFAFCSHTILQKKIMEVQDASSDKRFFDNPFVTGDTHIRFYAGAPIISPTGQTLGSICVFDHQPGKLNESQKRALQILSNQVTKLLELRLKSKAIEQRATELIKIKEEAAIGLIKEQDEDNLSVAKELHENIAQELAASRLYLNMAILNEEGRLNYIKEANQSIGNALTEIKNLSYSIFPSTVDSASVQVILENSLHIHKSFYSFEVELKITGESERVIFGQAMNCAKIMESWLHVLQSKQAVVKVTVQMHVEDEIKLCIEDDAADQQVIAREKSLISSMVYYRIIGMNGNVQFSETEHGTNLLCVRFPLQEK, encoded by the coding sequence ATGAATACTATGCTTACTGCTCCGGTACTAAAAACTGAGGACCTGCGTTTACTTGATCTTCAGTTGTACAACATTCTGGATACTCCCCATGAAAAGGAGTATGATGAACTTCGTGAGTTAGCCGCACAGATCTGTAATTGCCCCATTTCACTGATCTCCTTAATTGACAAAGACCGGCAATGGCTGAAATCGAAACAAGGTGTAGATATTTCTGAAACTCCACGTGAATTCGCTTTTTGCTCACACACAATATTGCAGAAAAAAATTATGGAAGTACAGGATGCATCTTCCGACAAACGCTTTTTTGACAATCCTTTCGTGACCGGGGATACGCATATACGTTTTTATGCGGGGGCGCCTATCATTTCTCCCACTGGCCAAACTCTTGGAAGCATTTGTGTATTTGACCATCAACCTGGTAAGCTGAATGAGTCTCAAAAGCGGGCATTACAAATTTTATCGAACCAGGTAACAAAATTGCTGGAGCTTCGATTAAAATCAAAAGCGATTGAGCAACGGGCAACAGAATTAATTAAAATTAAGGAAGAGGCGGCCATTGGTCTTATTAAAGAACAGGATGAGGATAACTTATCTGTTGCAAAAGAACTGCACGAAAATATTGCACAAGAACTTGCAGCAAGCCGTTTGTATTTGAATATGGCCATTCTCAATGAAGAGGGAAGATTGAATTATATAAAAGAAGCCAATCAATCAATTGGCAATGCATTAACGGAAATTAAAAATCTTTCCTACAGCATCTTTCCTTCAACTGTTGATTCTGCTTCAGTACAGGTTATACTCGAAAATTCTCTTCATATTCACAAGTCATTTTATTCATTTGAGGTAGAATTAAAAATTACCGGTGAATCTGAGCGTGTTATTTTTGGACAGGCAATGAATTGTGCAAAAATTATGGAGTCATGGTTACACGTACTGCAATCAAAACAAGCTGTGGTAAAAGTAACGGTTCAAATGCATGTAGAGGATGAGATAAAATTATGCATAGAGGATGATGCTGCTGATCAACAGGTGATAGCAAGGGAGAAGAGCCTCATCAGCAGCATGGTGTATTACCGTATCATTGGTATGAATGGTAATGTACAGTTTTCTGAAACTGAACATGGCACTAATTTACTTTGTGTAAGATTCCCCTTGCAGGAAAAATAA
- a CDS encoding DUF6814 family protein: protein MNKLKRYAGLVWIIAGPLIFILLLMAAWYNIDRAGKKDINNPVPWVIIIGIFLPIVIGLVIFGWYALKGEYDHLPEDSTEIE from the coding sequence ATGAACAAATTAAAACGATATGCAGGTCTTGTATGGATAATAGCAGGCCCGTTAATTTTTATTTTATTACTGATGGCTGCCTGGTATAATATTGATAGAGCAGGAAAGAAAGATATCAATAATCCTGTTCCGTGGGTTATCATCATCGGTATTTTTTTACCCATTGTTATTGGCTTGGTGATCTTTGGTTGGTATGCGCTCAAAGGAGAGTATGATCATTTACCGGAGGATTCAACAGAGATCGAATAG
- a CDS encoding M20/M25/M40 family metallo-hydrolase has product MIRFVIALLLLSTTTFAQHKDSVMVSRIIKEATENSQLKKLGQELMDGIGPRLVGSPQMQQAHDWAVAKYTGWGVTARNEKWGEWRGWQRGVTHVDMVHPRVKTLEGMQLAWSPGTGGKTITADVVIVPDLQDSVAFQKWLPTVKGKFVMISMNQPTGRPDYNWDEFGTKESIEKMKKERSELTDAWTKRISKTGFTSRTLPVALENAGAVGVIMSNWSRGFGVNKIFGANTKKVPTIDVALEDYGLLYRLAEAGASPKISVRADSKELGVVPTYNTIAEIKGSTKPNEYVMLSAHFDSWDAGTGATDNGTGTLVMMEAMRILKLVYPNPKRTILVGHWGSEEQGLNGSRAFVEDHPEIVSNIQALFNQDNGTGRVVNISGQGFLHAYDYIGRWLARVPNKYKAELETRFPGAPGGGGSDYASFVAAGVPAFSLSSNSWSYGNYTWHTNRDTYDKIVFDDVQNNAILTAILIYMACEDENKTSRERIVLPVNQRTGEPGKWPTQTKATRRGGLD; this is encoded by the coding sequence ATGATTCGATTCGTAATTGCATTGCTGCTGCTAAGCACTACAACTTTTGCACAGCATAAAGATTCTGTTATGGTGAGCCGCATTATTAAAGAGGCCACCGAAAATTCTCAACTGAAAAAACTCGGGCAGGAATTAATGGATGGTATTGGGCCACGTCTTGTTGGTTCACCACAAATGCAGCAGGCACATGACTGGGCCGTTGCAAAATATACAGGCTGGGGTGTTACGGCACGTAATGAAAAATGGGGCGAATGGCGTGGATGGCAACGAGGTGTTACACATGTTGACATGGTTCATCCTCGTGTAAAAACATTGGAAGGTATGCAGCTTGCCTGGAGTCCCGGAACAGGTGGCAAAACGATTACTGCTGATGTGGTGATTGTTCCCGACTTACAAGATTCTGTTGCATTTCAAAAATGGCTACCAACCGTAAAAGGAAAATTTGTAATGATATCAATGAATCAACCAACCGGTCGTCCTGATTATAACTGGGATGAGTTTGGTACGAAAGAATCAATTGAGAAGATGAAAAAAGAACGTTCTGAATTAACGGATGCATGGACCAAACGCATCAGCAAAACAGGTTTCACTTCCCGAACATTACCTGTTGCCTTGGAAAATGCTGGCGCTGTTGGTGTGATCATGAGTAACTGGTCGAGAGGTTTTGGCGTGAATAAGATCTTTGGTGCAAACACAAAGAAGGTTCCAACCATAGATGTAGCATTAGAAGATTATGGCTTACTCTATCGCTTAGCAGAAGCCGGCGCTAGTCCAAAGATCAGCGTGCGTGCCGATTCAAAAGAACTTGGCGTTGTTCCAACATATAATACTATTGCTGAAATAAAAGGTTCAACCAAACCAAATGAATATGTAATGCTTTCTGCTCACTTCGATTCATGGGATGCTGGCACAGGTGCAACCGATAATGGTACGGGCACATTGGTGATGATGGAAGCAATGCGCATTTTGAAATTGGTTTATCCAAATCCTAAACGTACCATTCTTGTTGGTCATTGGGGAAGTGAAGAACAGGGACTGAATGGCTCACGTGCATTTGTAGAAGATCATCCTGAGATCGTTTCAAACATACAGGCTTTATTCAACCAGGACAATGGTACCGGACGTGTAGTAAATATCTCCGGCCAGGGTTTTCTTCATGCGTATGATTATATTGGCCGTTGGTTAGCTCGTGTACCAAACAAATACAAAGCGGAACTTGAAACAAGATTCCCCGGCGCTCCCGGTGGTGGCGGATCAGACTATGCATCGTTTGTTGCTGCTGGTGTTCCTGCATTTTCATTAAGTTCTAACAGTTGGAGCTATGGCAACTACACCTGGCATACTAATCGTGACACTTATGATAAGATCGTATTTGATGACGTTCAAAACAATGCCATCCTCACCGCCATTCTTATTTACATGGCTTGTGAAGATGAAAATAAAACATCACGTGAACGCATTGTATTACCTGTTAATCAACGAACAGGTGAACCGGGCAAATGGCCTACGCAAACGAAAGCTACACGCAGAGGCGGTTTAGATTAA